From Pseudomonas alcaligenes, a single genomic window includes:
- a CDS encoding GNAT family N-acetyltransferase — MSGARIRPARRADIPALLGLMRELAAFEDYLAAFAVDAAALQQRAFGPRAQCRIFVAEAAGELLGYAVALAIPFTYDLRPNIRLKELYVVPGQRDAGLGRRLLARVAAWALSQNAGRLQWDVLRGNQAAERFYQRQGGQPEQKWCAYEMALPALQALAASA; from the coding sequence TTGAGCGGCGCCCGCATCCGCCCGGCACGCCGGGCGGACATCCCCGCACTGCTGGGGCTGATGCGCGAACTGGCGGCCTTCGAGGACTACCTGGCGGCGTTCGCCGTCGATGCTGCGGCCCTGCAGCAGCGTGCCTTCGGCCCCCGCGCCCAATGCCGGATCTTCGTCGCCGAGGCGGCGGGCGAGCTGCTCGGCTATGCCGTGGCGCTGGCGATTCCCTTCACCTACGACCTGCGCCCGAACATCCGCCTCAAGGAGCTGTACGTGGTTCCCGGCCAGCGCGACGCGGGCCTGGGCCGGCGCCTGCTGGCGCGCGTGGCCGCCTGGGCGCTGAGCCAGAACGCGGGGCGTCTGCAATGGGATGTGCTGCGCGGCAACCAGGCGGCGGAACGCTTCTACCAGCGCCAGGGTGGCCAGCCGGAACAGAAATGGTGTGCCTACGAGATGGCGTTGCCGGCCCTGCAGGCTCTGGCGGCGTCGGCCTGA
- a CDS encoding YbaB/EbfC family nucleoid-associated protein: MMKGGMAGLMKQAQQMQEKMQKMQEELANAEVTGQSGAGLVSVVMTGRHDVKRITLDDSLMQEDKEVLEDLIAAAVNDAVRKIEQNSQDKMSGMTAGMQLPPGFKMPF, encoded by the coding sequence ATGATGAAAGGTGGCATGGCAGGCCTGATGAAGCAGGCCCAGCAGATGCAGGAAAAGATGCAGAAGATGCAGGAAGAGCTGGCCAACGCCGAAGTCACCGGCCAGTCCGGCGCCGGCCTGGTGAGCGTGGTGATGACCGGTCGCCATGACGTCAAGCGCATCACCCTGGACGACAGCCTGATGCAGGAAGACAAGGAAGTGCTGGAAGACCTGATCGCCGCGGCGGTCAACGATGCGGTGCGCAAGATCGAGCAGAACAGCCAGGACAAGATGTCTGGCATGACTGCAGGGATGCAGCTTCCCCCCGGCTTCAAAATGCCCTTCTAA
- the ftrA gene encoding transcriptional regulator FtrA: MHDDPGLVAILAYDGLCTFEFGIAVEIFGLPRPEFDFPWYRHRIVGLEQGPMRAMGGIQVSADCGLEGLQAARTIIIPGWRDRAEAPPEHLLELLREAHGRGARLLSICSGVFVLAATGLLDGRRATTHWRYTDELARRFPAIEVDPAVLYVDAGQLITSAGSAAGIDACLHLVARDFGTAVANRVAQRLVMAPQRAGGQAQFIPAPVAQAVRHDLSALLEWVRQHLSEPLEVSQLARRVAMSERTFLRRFSDATGMSPKAWLQHERMARARLLLEGGAQSIERVAEQCGFRTVEGFRLAFRNSVGLAPAAYRERFGTALSDG, from the coding sequence ATGCATGATGATCCCGGCCTGGTGGCCATCCTCGCCTACGACGGCCTGTGCACCTTCGAATTCGGTATCGCCGTGGAGATCTTCGGCCTGCCGCGCCCGGAGTTCGACTTCCCCTGGTATCGCCACCGCATCGTCGGCCTGGAGCAGGGGCCGATGCGCGCCATGGGCGGCATCCAGGTGTCGGCCGACTGCGGCCTGGAGGGACTGCAGGCGGCACGCACCATCATCATTCCCGGCTGGCGCGACCGCGCCGAAGCGCCGCCCGAGCACCTGCTGGAACTGTTGCGCGAGGCTCACGGACGCGGGGCGCGCCTGCTGTCGATCTGTTCCGGGGTGTTTGTCCTGGCGGCTACCGGCCTGCTCGATGGTCGACGGGCAACCACCCACTGGCGCTATACCGACGAGCTGGCCCGGCGCTTTCCGGCCATCGAGGTGGATCCCGCGGTGCTCTACGTGGATGCCGGGCAGCTGATCACCTCGGCCGGTAGCGCCGCCGGCATCGATGCCTGCCTACATCTGGTAGCGCGGGATTTCGGTACCGCGGTGGCCAACCGGGTGGCGCAGCGCCTGGTGATGGCGCCACAGCGTGCCGGCGGCCAGGCGCAGTTCATTCCCGCCCCGGTGGCCCAGGCCGTGCGCCACGACCTGTCCGCCCTGCTGGAGTGGGTACGCCAGCATTTGTCCGAGCCGCTGGAGGTCAGCCAGCTGGCTCGGCGGGTGGCGATGAGCGAGCGCACCTTCCTGCGCCGCTTCAGCGATGCCACCGGCATGTCGCCCAAGGCCTGGTTGCAGCATGAGCGCATGGCCCGGGCACGCCTGCTGCTGGAGGGTGGGGCGCAGAGCATCGAGCGGGTCGCCGAGCAGTGCGGCTTCCGTACCGTGGAAGGCTTTCGCCTTGCCTTTCGCAACAGCGTCGGGCTGGCGCCTGCCGCCTATCGCGAGCGTTTCGGTACGGCGCTGAGCGACGGCTGA
- a CDS encoding DUF6368 family protein, with protein sequence MAGPTAAILFKQHTNDVFLAEVKDLIEKNAEEVRGHNFWSDGMPFIFSLEWEWEGEKESYSELKRFTAWCPESQLVLAAMCNGDEDHIKLGELCALFATKLSGVVYFGLPLSQYTSDESILCHQEHFILDDTSLMGAQLMKKWLSHPDFRMVK encoded by the coding sequence ATGGCAGGGCCAACGGCAGCGATTCTTTTTAAACAGCATACGAATGACGTGTTTCTGGCTGAAGTTAAAGATCTAATCGAAAAAAACGCCGAAGAAGTTCGCGGTCATAACTTCTGGTCGGACGGCATGCCATTTATCTTTTCACTTGAGTGGGAGTGGGAAGGAGAGAAAGAGTCCTATTCAGAGCTAAAACGATTTACCGCATGGTGTCCTGAGAGTCAGTTGGTACTTGCGGCAATGTGCAATGGTGATGAAGACCATATAAAACTCGGAGAGCTATGTGCACTATTTGCCACTAAATTAAGTGGCGTTGTATATTTCGGATTGCCACTCTCGCAATACACAAGCGACGAAAGCATATTGTGCCATCAAGAGCACTTCATTCTCGATGACACAAGTTTGATGGGGGCGCAACTCATGAAAAAATGGCTTTCACACCCAGATTTTCGCATGGTGAAATAG
- the recR gene encoding recombination mediator RecR yields MSFSPLIRQLIDSLRILPGVGQKTAQRMALQMLERDRSGGLRLAQALTAAMEGVGHCSRCRTLSEDELCPQCADPRRDDSLLCVVEGPLDVFAVEQTGYRGRYFVLKGHLSPLDGLGPEAIGIPELLARVEAGSFSEMILATNPTVEGEATAHYIAQLLSGKAIVLSRIAHGVPLGGELELVDGGTLAHALAGRRPMAG; encoded by the coding sequence ATGAGCTTCAGTCCGCTGATCCGCCAACTGATCGATTCGCTGCGCATCCTGCCTGGAGTAGGGCAAAAGACGGCCCAGCGCATGGCGCTGCAGATGCTCGAGCGCGATCGTAGCGGCGGCCTGCGCCTGGCCCAGGCGCTGACGGCGGCGATGGAGGGGGTGGGGCATTGTTCGCGTTGCCGCACCCTGAGCGAGGACGAGCTGTGCCCGCAGTGTGCCGACCCGCGTCGCGACGACTCGCTGCTGTGCGTGGTGGAAGGGCCGCTGGATGTGTTCGCGGTGGAGCAGACCGGCTATCGCGGGCGCTATTTCGTGCTCAAGGGCCACCTGTCACCGCTCGATGGCCTGGGCCCGGAGGCCATCGGCATTCCCGAGCTGCTGGCGCGGGTCGAGGCGGGTAGCTTTAGCGAAATGATCCTCGCCACCAACCCGACGGTGGAGGGCGAGGCCACCGCGCATTACATCGCCCAACTGCTCAGCGGCAAGGCCATCGTCCTGTCGCGCATCGCCCATGGCGTACCGCTGGGTGGCGAGCTGGAGCTGGTGGACGGCGGCACCCTGGCCCATGCCCTGGCCGGCCGCCGACCGATGGCCGGCTGA
- a CDS encoding rhodanese-like domain-containing protein, whose translation MSSLVRQIPAALPSVALMHFSNRLAFETDCSDVYASQQAGSVDYVLVDVRSAEAYAQGHVPGAINIPHRLMSAERMAAYPRDTLFVVYCAGPHCNGVHRSAVRLASLGFAVKEMLGGVTGWLDEGLSLTDGAAVLPSAAGQAIGCAC comes from the coding sequence ATGTCCAGCCTTGTCCGCCAGATCCCCGCCGCCCTGCCCTCCGTCGCGCTGATGCACTTCAGCAATCGCCTGGCCTTCGAGACCGACTGCTCCGACGTGTACGCCAGCCAGCAGGCCGGCAGCGTCGACTATGTGCTGGTCGATGTGCGCAGCGCCGAGGCCTATGCCCAGGGCCACGTCCCCGGCGCGATCAATATCCCGCACCGGTTGATGAGCGCCGAACGCATGGCCGCCTACCCGCGCGACACCCTGTTCGTCGTCTACTGCGCCGGCCCGCACTGCAACGGCGTGCACCGCAGCGCCGTGCGCCTGGCCAGCCTGGGCTTCGCGGTGAAGGAAATGCTCGGCGGCGTCACTGGCTGGCTCGACGAAGGCCTGAGCCTGACGGACGGCGCCGCAGTGCTGCCGTCCGCCGCCGGCCAGGCCATCGGCTGCGCCTGTTGA
- a CDS encoding acyl-CoA dehydrogenase family protein codes for MSAFQEYFDDSHQLVRDSVRRFVEREILPHVADWEEAEEFPRELYQKAGAAGILGIGYPEQYGGSHEGDLFAKVAASEELMRSGSGGLVAGLGSLDIGLPPVLKWARPEVRDRVVPQVLAGEKIMALAVTEPSGGSDVASLKTRAVRDGDFYRVTGSKTFITSGVRADYYTVAVRTGGEGFGGVSLLLIEKGTPGFSVGRKLKKMGWWASDTAELFFDDCKVPVGNLIGMENMGFAGIMANFQSERLSLALMANMTAQLALEESLRWGREREAFGKPIGKFQVLKHRLAEMATELEVSREFTYRQAAKMAAGKSVVKEISMAKNFATDIADRITYDAVQIMGGMGYMRESLVERLYRDNRILSIGGGTREVMNEIISKQMGL; via the coding sequence ATGAGCGCCTTCCAGGAATATTTCGACGATTCCCACCAACTGGTTCGCGACTCGGTGCGCCGTTTCGTCGAGCGGGAGATCCTGCCTCACGTGGCGGACTGGGAGGAGGCCGAGGAATTTCCCCGCGAGCTGTACCAGAAGGCCGGCGCCGCCGGCATCCTCGGCATCGGTTACCCGGAACAGTATGGCGGCAGCCACGAGGGCGACCTGTTCGCCAAGGTGGCGGCCAGCGAGGAGCTGATGCGCTCAGGCTCCGGCGGCCTGGTTGCCGGCCTCGGCTCGCTGGATATCGGCTTGCCGCCGGTGCTCAAGTGGGCGCGACCGGAGGTGCGCGACAGGGTCGTACCGCAGGTACTAGCCGGCGAGAAGATCATGGCCCTGGCGGTCACCGAACCCTCCGGCGGCTCCGACGTCGCCAGTCTCAAGACCCGTGCCGTGCGCGATGGCGACTTCTACCGCGTGACCGGTAGCAAGACCTTCATCACCAGCGGCGTACGCGCCGACTACTACACCGTGGCGGTGCGCACTGGTGGCGAAGGCTTTGGTGGGGTCAGCCTGCTGCTGATCGAGAAGGGCACACCGGGCTTCAGCGTCGGCCGCAAGCTGAAGAAGATGGGCTGGTGGGCCTCGGACACCGCCGAACTGTTCTTCGACGACTGCAAGGTACCGGTGGGCAACCTGATCGGCATGGAGAACATGGGCTTCGCCGGGATCATGGCCAACTTCCAGAGTGAGCGCCTGAGCCTGGCGCTGATGGCCAACATGACCGCGCAACTGGCCTTGGAAGAGTCGCTGCGCTGGGGGCGCGAGCGCGAAGCCTTCGGCAAGCCGATCGGCAAGTTCCAGGTACTCAAGCACCGCCTGGCCGAGATGGCCACCGAGCTGGAAGTGTCGCGCGAGTTCACATATCGCCAGGCCGCCAAGATGGCCGCCGGCAAAAGCGTGGTGAAGGAAATCTCCATGGCCAAGAATTTCGCCACCGACATCGCCGACCGCATCACCTACGACGCGGTACAGATCATGGGTGGCATGGGCTACATGCGCGAAAGCCTGGTCGAGCGGCTATACCGCGACAACCGCATCCTCTCCATCGGCGGCGGTACCCGCGAAGTGATGAACGAGATCATCAGCAAGCAGATGGGCCTCTAG
- the dnaX gene encoding DNA polymerase III subunit gamma/tau → MSYQVLARKWRPRSFREMVGQTHVLKALINALDSQRLHHAYLFTGTRGVGKTTIARIIAKCLNCETGISASPCGQCSVCREIDEGRFVDLIEVDAASRTKVEDTRELLENVQYAPSRGRYKVYLIDEVHMLSTHSFNALLKTLEEPPPHVKFLLATTDPQKLPVTILSRCLQFSLKNMPPERVVEHLTHVLTAESVPFEEDALWLLGRAADGSMRDAMSLTDQAIAFGEGKVLAADVRAMLGTLDHGQVYGVLHALLEGDARALLEAVRQLAEQGPDWSGVLAEMLNVLHRVAIAQALPEAVDNGQGDRDKVLALAQALPAEDVQFYYQMGLIGRRDLPLAPEPRSGFEMALLRMLAFRPADADGAPRSPLKDLGISKATADSFNTPVAGAAPVAAPAPVIAAAVAAPVAAVAPVVAPVAAPAPVAAPAPPPAAVVEAPPAPVVSQPVEPAPAVAPVAAVDLPWEPAAPAPELPPVAQPEPVAAPVVAAAVAPSAPPVVAESAPVALAPVAAPAAVEPAPLPSVSQDSDDDEPPPGDYDYAEVDADSLDYNFDVSAAEPEVAAEPLPAAMPATGLAAEWLDLFPRLGLSGMTGSIGANCTLIEANGDDWLLHLDPGHSALFNATQQRRLNDALNQHLGRSIALRIELQLPQQETPAQAAARKRAERQRQAEQSIHDDPLVQQMIQQFGAVIRADSIEPLNS, encoded by the coding sequence ATGAGTTATCAGGTTCTTGCACGTAAATGGCGCCCGCGCAGCTTCCGCGAGATGGTCGGCCAGACCCATGTGCTCAAGGCCCTGATCAACGCCCTGGACAGCCAGCGCCTGCACCACGCCTACCTGTTCACCGGTACCCGTGGCGTGGGCAAGACCACCATCGCGCGCATCATCGCCAAGTGCCTGAACTGCGAAACCGGCATCAGCGCCAGCCCCTGCGGCCAGTGCTCGGTGTGCCGGGAGATCGACGAGGGCCGCTTCGTTGACCTGATCGAGGTGGACGCCGCGAGCCGCACCAAGGTCGAGGACACCCGCGAACTGCTGGAGAACGTGCAGTACGCACCGAGCCGTGGGCGCTACAAGGTCTACCTGATCGACGAAGTGCACATGCTCTCCACGCACTCGTTCAACGCCCTGCTCAAGACCCTCGAAGAGCCGCCACCCCACGTCAAGTTCCTGCTGGCCACCACCGATCCGCAGAAGCTGCCGGTCACCATTCTCTCGCGCTGCCTGCAGTTCTCCCTGAAGAACATGCCGCCGGAGCGGGTGGTCGAGCACCTGACCCACGTACTGACCGCCGAGAGCGTGCCGTTCGAGGAAGACGCCCTGTGGCTGCTCGGTCGCGCCGCTGACGGCTCGATGCGCGATGCCATGAGCCTCACCGATCAGGCCATCGCTTTCGGTGAAGGCAAGGTGCTGGCCGCCGACGTGCGCGCCATGCTCGGTACCCTCGACCATGGTCAGGTCTACGGCGTTCTGCATGCCCTGCTGGAAGGCGATGCCCGCGCGCTGCTCGAAGCGGTGCGCCAGCTGGCCGAACAAGGCCCGGACTGGAGCGGCGTGCTGGCCGAGATGCTCAATGTGCTGCACCGGGTGGCCATCGCCCAGGCCCTACCGGAAGCGGTGGACAACGGCCAGGGCGACCGCGACAAAGTGCTGGCGCTGGCCCAGGCGCTGCCGGCCGAGGACGTGCAGTTCTATTACCAGATGGGCCTGATCGGCCGTCGCGACCTGCCGCTGGCGCCGGAACCGCGCAGTGGCTTCGAGATGGCCCTGTTGCGCATGTTGGCCTTCCGCCCGGCCGATGCCGATGGCGCGCCCAGGTCACCACTAAAGGATCTGGGGATCAGCAAGGCCACGGCTGACTCCTTCAACACTCCAGTGGCTGGCGCAGCCCCTGTTGCTGCGCCAGCTCCCGTTATTGCTGCAGCTGTCGCCGCACCTGTTGCCGCGGTGGCCCCAGTCGTCGCTCCAGTTGCTGCGCCGGCGCCTGTGGCTGCTCCGGCTCCGCCGCCGGCTGCAGTGGTCGAAGCGCCGCCGGCCCCTGTGGTCAGCCAACCGGTCGAGCCGGCACCTGCTGTTGCGCCTGTCGCGGCGGTCGATCTGCCCTGGGAGCCGGCAGCGCCAGCGCCTGAGTTGCCGCCCGTAGCGCAGCCCGAGCCCGTGGCGGCTCCTGTGGTGGCTGCAGCGGTAGCACCGAGCGCGCCGCCCGTCGTGGCCGAGTCGGCACCGGTGGCTTTAGCACCTGTCGCCGCACCAGCCGCAGTCGAGCCCGCGCCGCTGCCGAGCGTCAGCCAGGACAGCGATGACGACGAGCCGCCACCTGGCGACTACGACTACGCCGAGGTCGACGCGGACAGCCTCGATTACAATTTCGACGTTTCGGCGGCCGAGCCGGAAGTAGCGGCAGAGCCCCTGCCAGCGGCCATGCCGGCTACCGGCCTGGCGGCCGAGTGGCTGGATCTGTTCCCGCGCCTGGGCCTGTCCGGTATGACCGGTAGCATCGGCGCCAACTGCACGTTGATCGAAGCCAATGGCGACGACTGGCTGCTGCACCTGGATCCGGGCCATAGCGCGCTGTTCAATGCGACCCAGCAGCGTCGTCTGAACGATGCGCTCAACCAGCACCTCGGCCGCAGCATCGCGTTGCGCATCGAATTGCAGTTGCCGCAGCAGGAAACCCCGGCCCAGGCCGCTGCCCGCAAGCGCGCCGAACGTCAGCGCCAGGCGGAGCAGTCGATCCATGACGATCCGCTGGTGCAGCAGATGATTCAACAGTTCGGCGCGGTGATCCGCGCGGACTCCATCGAACCACTCAATAGCTGA